The genomic region ATTTGATGGAAGAACCAAAAAAAACGACAACAGTTAGTTTGAATTAGTCTAAATATATGATTATTTTCACACACTTGCGCACTCTCAGATATTAATATACCATAAAGCCTATAATTAAACACACAAGGGATATAGAATCAACAGTCATTTTTAAACTGCCAAAGTGGTctaacaaatatatatacatttacaatgAGTGAGCTATAAAAACACGACATCCGGTTCTTATACAAGTGGAGTAACTTTGTGATTATGACAACAGCGTCATTGTTGTTAAGAGGACACAGAACGTTGGAAATGTCTTTATGACATCATAATGGAGTCATTACATAATGTGGAATAAGGAACCATCACTGTTCCTTCTGTACAGTAGTTGGAAATGTCTTTATGACATCATAATGGAGTCATTACATAACGTGGAATAAGGAACCATCACTGTTCCTTCTGTACAGTAGTTGGGAACATCAAAAAAAAAACTCAGCTCATCAATGCAATTAAAATGCAATTAAAATGCAATTACCCCAAATATTAGGTAACAATATGCTGCTCTAAAAAAAAGTCATTACAGTTGTATTACACAGGAACCAGAACAGTTTGTGTTATTAAGTGTTATCGTGAACAGTAACCAAATATGACTATTAAGTGTTCGAAAAGGAAACTAAACATCCCAAAAACTGTCGTCTTGAATCAACTACAGCCAAGGAAGGTGGATAAGCAGGTTTGTTCGTGTTCTAATAAACTGTCCCTTTTGAAGGGATACTTGGGGATTTTGGGGCAATGAGGTCCTTTATCGACCTCCCCAGaatcagatgaactcgtggacaCAATTGTTAtgtctgcgtgcagtttgaaggatgttgctaactagcgttagcgcaacgGCTAGAAGTCTATGGGGTATCTATCTGCTAATACCCATACACTCCCAgccattgcgctaatgctagttagcattggctcacgaaACTATCCCTCAACTTCCCCATAGTTTTAATAAGTAGTCACACTTCCTgaaatctgtattcaaatagttttaataagtagtcacacttcctgaaatctgtattcaaatagttttaataaGTAGTCACACTTCCTGAAATCTGTATTCATATGGTTTTAATAAGTAGCCACACTTCCTGAAATCTGTATTCATATAGTTTTAATAAGTAGTCACACTTCCTgaaatctgtattcaaatagttttaataaGTAGTCACACTTCCTGAAATCTGTATTCATATGGTTTTAATAAGTAGTCACACTTCCTgaaatctgtattcaaatagttttaataaGTAGTCACACTTCCTGAAATCTATATTCAAATGGTTTTAATAAGTAGTCACACTTCCTGAAATctatattcaaatagttttaataagtagtcacacttcctgaaatctgtattcaaatagttttaataagtagtcacacttcctgaaatctgtattcaaatagttttaataagtagtcacacttcctgaaatctgtattcaaatagttttaataagtagtcacacttcctgaaatctgtattcaaatagttttaataagtagtcacacttcctgaaatctgtattcaaatagttttaataagtagtcacacttcctgaaatctgtattcaaatagttttaataagtagtcacacttcctgaaatctgtattcaaatagttttaataagtagtcacacttcctgaaatctgtattcaaatagttttaataaGTAGTCACTTCCTGAAATctatattcaaatagttttaataagtagtcacacttcctgaaatctatattcaaatagttttaataagtagtcacacttcctgaaatctatattcaaatagttttaataaATAGCCACTTCCTGAAATctatattcaaatagttttaataaGTAGCCACTTCCTGAAATctatattcaaatagttttaataagtagtcacacttcctgaaatctatattcaaatagttttaataaGTAGCCACTTCCTgaaatctgtattcaaatagttttaataaGTAGCCACTTCCTGAAATctatattcaaatagttttaataagtagcacacttcctgaaatctatattcaaatagttttaataaCTTCCTGAAATCTGTATTTAAATAGTCACACTTCCTGAAATctatattcaaatagttttaataaGTAGTCACTTCCTgaaatctgtattcaaatagttttaaaaagTCACTTCCTgaaatctgtattcaaatagtggCTATTTGTTCCCAATCATTCCAAAGCAGTtaaagggaatggggtgccatttgggacaaactgGGGAGTATCTATAATATTCAGACCCAGGCCTAAGAGATTTTAATGGTGAGTGTTCATTAGTTTGCCAACACAAACTAAAAACTGCCTGAAATTAACTGTGATGAAACTAGGTTGAAAACGAGCAGataaaggtggatttttaaatgACAAAAGACCCCGATTTAATGTGAATAAATGACTCAAAATAAATGTTGTATCGTTTTGTCTGTAAATCATGGTTTTAATTCTGTCTGCAAATGGTGAGTACGGCATGCCCTACCCTTGAAATCTACGTAAACAAcaccctacgggccctggtcaatagtagtgcactacacagggaatagggtgccattcaacGAAGTCATAGATGAGGTGGGGGAAACAATAAGCAAAGCTGCATCTGAAATCTTATTAAAAACATGACGTAAGATTATTAAAAGATTAGCTTCACCTAGTTCCATCTCAGCACACtctctgtttgtttctgtccttGAACAAAGAGTCTTCAGTTTAcatggaagaagaggaggagattcaAGAGAGGTTTTAAGGAGTAGGCACTTCctgggagaggcaggagagaagaGGCAGGTTTTAAGGGAGTAGGcaggaggggagaggcagggataGGCAAGATATTCAGCAGAAGAGTAGGAGAGGGAAGGcaaagagaggcagggggaggagaggcaggggagagggtagaggagaggcagtagagggagaggcaggagaggagaggcaggggggagaggcaggagagaagagaggcagtagaggaaaGGCAAGAGAGGAGAGTAGGCAGGAGGGGATAGGCaatagaggagaggcagggggaggagaggcacTTCCTAGAGGGAAAGGCAGGGGTTTTAGgggagaggcaggagaagagaggcaggagaggagaggcaggagaagagaggcaggaggggAGACAGATTTAATCACTCAACTGAATTGATTCACAGATTTCTCACAATGAAATAGTCTACTTTTAGGATGGAACTGAAAATAGATATTTGATAATTTCCACATCATTTATTCAATAATCTTTTCACTTTGTATGTTACAGACATGATATTTCTGTGGTTTGTAAGTATTTAGGAAACCCACATTCTCTGATTCATTCAGCCCAACTCTTCAGAATAAGTAGGCTGATTATCCAGCTTCTCTCTTCATGACCTGAGTCACCTCTCCTGATCCCTTTGTGGTGTATTCCAGGGACGACACTGCCCCCTGTGGCCTATTACAGTAACTGCAGGTTCTCAACACCAAAGGCATagatatttttaaaatgttttttttatttaactaggcaagtcagttaagaacaaattattatttacaaataCGACCTACCAGGGaaaaaagtgggttaactgccttattcaggggcagaatgacagattttcttttaccttgtcagcttagggattcgatctagcaacctttcagttactggcccaatgctgtaaTCACTAAGCCACCCCCCCCCAATAAACCTTTATTGAACTGACTAAAAAATATGAATCCCTTATGTATAAATAAAGAGAGGTTTTGTTATATAAAACTTCAGAATAGTGCAATTCTGTGATGAACAAATACGATCAGACACAGCAGCAAGATAACATTTGGTCACAACAAAAAGTAATGTTTTTTCCTCAATTAAATAAAAGTCTAATTATTATTGTCAGGCTTGATGAGTTGGCGTACCCCAGAATAGTGCCTGGGTAGTCTACCTCTTCTGGATCTGTCTCTTCAtaatctgatctaggatcaggtctccctgCTTCACGTCCGTGTTGCCACAGCCAACCACCGGACAGCTGTGGGACGGAGAAAAGGAATATGCTAATGAATCTAATGTTTTAACTGCAACAGTTGTTTAAGTGGAAAacaaggtgctataacagcagggtaggacagagagacgacatcacatcctgattgacaaggtgctatagCAACAGGGTAGGACggagagacgacatcacatcctgattgacaaggtgctataacagcagggtaggacagacatcacatcctgattgacaaggtgctataacagcagggtaggacagagagacgatatcacatcctgattgacaaggtgctataacagcagggtaggacagagatcgacatcacatcctgattgacaaggtgagaaaacagcagggtaggacagagagacgacatcacatcctgattgacaaggtgctataacagcagggtagacagagagacgacatcacatcctgattgacaaggtgctataacagcagggtaggacagagagagacatcacatcctgattgacaaggtagctataacagcagggtaggacagagagacgacatcacatcctgattgacaaggtgctataacagcagggtaggacagagagacgacatcacatcctgattgacaaggtgctatagcagcagggtaggacagagagacgacatcacatcctgattgacaaggtgctatagCAGGGTAGGAcagacgacatcacatcctgattgacaaggtgctatagCAACAGggtaggacaggagagagacatcacatcctgattgacaaggtgctataacagcagggtaggacagagagacgacatcacatcctgattgacaaggtgctataacacagggtaggacagagagacgacatcacatcctgattgacaaggtgctatatTCAAATAGTAGGACAGAGAGtagacatcacatcctgattgacaaggtgctatattcacagggtaggacagagagagacatcacatcctgattgacatAGGTCAAACAGTTTTaacagagagacgacatcacatcctgattgaaaTCATAACAGCATAGTTTTAGATaagacgacatcacatcctgattgacaaggtgctatagCAAACAGGGTAGGACAGATAAGtacgacatcacatcctgattgacaaggtgctatagcaacagggtaggacagagagacgacatcacatcctgattgacaaggtgctataacagcagggtaggacagagagacgacatcacatcctgattgattCAAATAGTTTGCTATAACAGCAGGGTAGGACcagagacgacatcacatcctgattgacaaggtgctataacagcagggtaggacagagagacgacatcacatctgattgacaaggtgctattGACAAGACATCAATTGATTGACCCAAGGTGCTATAacagcagggtaggacagagagacgacatcacatcctgattgacaaggtgctataacaagggtaggacagagagacgacatcacatcctgattgacaaggtgctataacagcagggtaggacagagagacgacatcacatcctgattgacaaggtgctataacagcagggtaggacagagagacgacatcacatcctgattgacaaggtgctataaacagggtaggacagagaacgacatcacatcctgattcaAGGTGCTATAACAAAACGGATTGACTGCTATAACAGCTttaggacagagagacgacatcacatcctgattgacaaggtgctataacagcagggtaggacagagagacgacatcacatcctgattgacaaggtgctataacagcagggtaggacagagagacgacatcacatcctgatttgCTATAGCAAAGGGTAACAGACCATCTCCACCTGCAGGGGCCATCACATTATTGACAAGATTGCTTAacagcagggtaggacagagagacgacatcacatcctgattgacaaggtgctataacaaCAGGGTAGGTcagagagacgacatcacatcctgattgacaaggtgcataacagcagggtaggacagagagtGCAATTTACTTTTTatcatcacatcctgattgacaagggcaggggtaggacagagagaggacatcacaTCCTGAGAAGCAGGGTaagaagaggcagagagggagaggctggcaGAGGAAGTCAGGAGTAACAGGAGAGACATCACATCCTGAGAGGGAAGGTGCTAAGCAACAGGGAGAGTCAGGAGAGGGAGGCACAGAGACAAGAGTGCAGGAgggtcaggacagagagagacaacatcacAGGCATTGTAAGGTTTTATAGGCAAgagtaggacagagagacgagatcacatcctgattgacaaggtgctatagCAAGAGGTAGTAACAGGGACATGGAGATTCCtgtaggacaggagaggacatcACATCATGGGGGCTTCACAGAGCTATTTGACAAGGAGGCTATAACAACAGGGTAGGACAggagacgacatcacatcctgattgacaaggtgctataaGAGGTAGTGGCAGGGTTAGCTATAATAAACAGTGGAACTGAAAAtagacatcacatcctgattgacagGTAATCTATAGCAACAGGGTATGTTACAGACATGAtcatcctgattgacaaggtgcaTTCTCTGATTCATTCAGCCCAACAGAATAAGTAGGCTGAACAGCTTCTCTCTTcatagatactgacaggagggtAGGACCTGAGTTACCTGACATCACTgatcctgattgacaaggtgtATTCCAGGGACGACATTGATACTGCCCAACCTGTGGCAACAGAGGACATGACAGATTTGCTAGGTTATCAACAGGGTAGGACAAAGGACATAGATAtttttaaaagtttttttttatttaactaggaccAAGTCATTAAGAGACCAACAGTAACAAATAGACTAGGGAcaaagtgggttaactgacttatTCAGCCAACCTGAGGACATGACAGATTTTCTTCCTGTCAGCTGAGGGATTCGACAGGTTTCTAGTTACTGGACAGGGGTAATCACCAACCTGAGGGACAGGTTATTGATACATGACAAATCCTgatgttagatactgacagggATAAAAGGTTTATAAAACTTCAGGAATAGCAAccagggacaggttagatactgacaggagagagagaccaaccaggGGACAGGTCACAGACCAAAAAGTCAGGTTTTTAGAGACCAAATAGTCAGGGgaaggttagatactgacaggaggagtagagaccaacctgagggacaggttgatactgacaggaggagtagagaccaacctgagtgGGGACACAGGGACCAACCTGGAGTCAGGGGACAGGTTAATACTGACAGGATCAGGACCAACCTGAGGGGACCTGATACTGACAGGTTGCCACAGACCAAccagggacaggttagatactgacaggagaaAGACCAACCTGAAGGGGTTTTaactgacaggaggagtagagaccaacctgaaaacaggttagatactgacaggaggagtagagatCAACCTGGGGGACAGGttatactgacaggaggagtagagaccaacctgaggggacaggttagatactgacagggaGGAGTTAGAGACATCAACCTgagagggacaggttagatagcaacaggtaggagagagagaccaacctgagtcagggacaggttagatactgacaggaggagagagaccaacctgagtcagggacaggttgacaAGGTGctatactgacaggaggagagagaccaacctgaggggacaggttcaGATACTGATtgtagagaccaacctgagtcaggggacaggttagatatgagaccaacctgaggggacaggttagatactgacatcacagaccaacctgagtcaggggacaggttagatactgacaggaggaggtAGGACCAACCTGAGGACAGGACATACTGACATCCTGAGAGAGACAACCTGGTGctaggttagatactgacaggggagtagagaccaacctgaTTGACAGGGGTAGGTTCACTGATCACATCCTGAGGGGACAGGttgatactgacaggaggagtagagaccaacctgagcaggggacagggatactgacaggaggagagagaccaacctgatTGACAGTGCtatagatactgacaggaggagagaccaacctgaggggacatCAGGTTGATTGATAGGTGCTGACAGGGTaggagtagagaccaacctgaggggacaggttagatactgacaggaggagtagagaccaacctgagtcagggacaggttagatactgacaggaggacaTCACCATCCTGAttgacaggttagatactgacaggaggagtagagaccaacctgagtcaggggacaggttagatactgacaggaggaggtgctagaccaacctgagggggacaggttagatactgacatcacatcctgagagaccaacctgaggggacaggttagatactgacagggtagaccaacctgaggggacatAGATActgagaccaacctgaggggacaggttagaactgacagagaccaacctgaggggacaggttagatactgacataGACCAAGTCAGGgtaggtcaggaggagagagaccaacctgagtcagGGACAGGTTGCTACTGACAGGAGGTAGAGACCAACCTgagagggacaggttagatactgacaggaggaagaGACCAACCTgaacaggggacaggttagatactgacaggaggagagagaccaacctgaggggacaggttagatactgacaggaggacagagaccaacctgaggggacaggttagatactgacaggaggagagagaccaaccagagggacaggttagatactgacaggagttagagaccaacctgagtcaggggacaggttagatactgacaggaggagtagagaccaacctgaggggacaggttagatactgacaggagggtagagacaacctgagggacaggtcagatactgacaggagacagagaccaacctgagtagggacaggttagatactgacaggagggagagaccaacctgaggggacaggttaaacctgacaggaggagagaccaacctgagtcaggggacaggttagatactgacaggaggagagagaccaacctgaggggacaggttagatactgacaggaggagagagaccaacctgaggggacaggttagatactgacaggaggagtagagaccaacctgaggggacaggttagatactgacaggaggagtagagaccaacctgaggggacaggttagatactgacaggattagagaccaacctgaggggacaggttagatactgacaggaggagagagaccaacctgaggggacaggttagatactgacaggaggagagagaccaacctgaggggacaggttagatactgacaggaggagagagaccaacctgaggggacaggttagatactgacaggaggagagagaccaacctgaggggacaggttagatactgacaggaggagagagaccaacctgaggggacaggttagatactgacaggaggagtagagaccaacctgaggggacaggttagatactgacaggaggagagagaccaacctgaggggacaggttagatactgacaggaggagagagaccaacctgaggggacaggttagatactgacaggaggagtagagaccaacctgaggggacaggttagatactgacaggaggagagagaccaacctgaggggacaggttagatactgacaggaggagagagaccaacctgaggggacaggttagatactgacaggaggagagagaccaacctgaggggacaggttagatactgacaggaggagagagaccaacctgaggggacaggttagatactgacaggaggagtagagaccaacctgagtcaggggacaggttagatactgacaggaggagtagagaccaacctgaggggacaggttagatactgacaggaggagtagagaccaacctgaggggacaggttagatactgacaggaggagagagaccaaccaggggacaggttagatactgacaggaggagagagaccaacctgaggggacaggttagatactgacaggaggagagagaccaacctgaggggacaggttagatactgacaggaggagagagaccaacctgaggggacaggttagatactgacaggaggagagagaccaacctgaggggacaggttagatactgacaggaggagtagagaccaacctgagtcagGGGACAGGTGAAGTTAACCTCACTCTGCGTCACAGCAACGTCCtcatccatctcctcctccatattcTCTGCTGCCTCAGGGTTCACTGATGGAGGCAGAACATACACACAAGACAGGTTAACCAGTCACCATGTGGGACATGCTTGCTAGTCTACATacaactagtgtgtgtgtgtgtgtgtgtgtgtgtgtgtgtgtgtgtgtgtgtgtgtgtgtgtgtgtgtgtgtgtgtgcctcacctGTTTTGAGTGCGTTTCTGACGTTCTCCTTAAAGCTGACCAGCTTGACGTGGTTCTGCagctctccctcagacagactgCCGTGTGTCTCAGTGAACTTCTCCTTCACCAGGGACTTCAGTCTGAACATGGCCTCGGGCTCCTGGTTCCTCACCTGGAGAACAGGAGGCAGGTAACATCAGACAGGTGCTGGGGGGCAGACAGGTGCTCTATGGGGGGCAGACAGGTGCTCTATGGGGGGCAGACAGGCGCTGGGGGGGGCGGGGCAGACAGGTGCTCTGGGGGGGACAGACAGGCGCTGGGGCGGGGCAGACAGGTGCTGGGGGGGGGGCTGGGGGGGCAGACAGGTGGGGGGGGGCAGACAGGTGCGGGGGGCAGACAGGTGCTGCAGGTGGGGGGCAGACAGGTGCTGGGGGGCAGACAGGTGCTGGGGAGGGGGCAGACAGGTGCTGGGGAGGGGGCAGACAGGTGCTCTATGGGGGGCAGACAGGTGCTCATTCGTGAACACCGTAGCAAAAAGCTTTGCAAtggaaaataaaaacaaaaaatgtcATATTGGAcagttagtccctccctgtttcagacgatcagttagtccctccctgtttcagacgatcagttagtccctccctgtttcagacggtcagttagtccctccctgtttcagacgatcagttagtccctccctgtttcagaccgtcagttagtccctccctgtttcagggatcagttagtccctccctgtttcagacgttcagttagtccctccctgtttcagggcatcagttagtccctccctgtttcaggggcatcagttagtccctccctgtttcaggcatcagttagtccctccctgtttcagacgatcagttagtccctccctgtttcagacgatcagttagtccctccctgtttcagacgatcagttagtccctccctgtttcagacgatcagttagtccctccctgtttcagacgATCAGTTAGTCCCCCCTCCCTGTTTCAGACGATCAGTtagtccctctctgtttcagacgatcagttagtccctccccgtttcagacgatcagttagtccctccctgtttcagaccgtcagttagtccctccctg from Oncorhynchus keta strain PuntledgeMale-10-30-2019 unplaced genomic scaffold, Oket_V2 Un_contig_2001_pilon_pilon, whole genome shotgun sequence harbors:
- the LOC127920604 gene encoding E3 SUMO-protein ligase NSE2-like yields the protein MSLSAVHSTLSSLKTCQTDIGTGMDIVTDVALDVAETAGTENDAVLKKLEVMMLECAKLDQEINCFVEVVNCVTAEVRNQEPEAMFRLKSLVKEKFTETHGSLSEGELQNHVKLVSFKENVRNALKTVNPEAAENMEEEMDEDVAVTQSEVNFTCPLTQVKTLDSLAYSFSPSHSCPVVGCGNTDVKQGDLILDQIMKRQIQKR